The following are encoded together in the Desulfitobacterium chlororespirans DSM 11544 genome:
- the coaBC gene encoding bifunctional phosphopantothenoylcysteine decarboxylase/phosphopantothenate--cysteine ligase CoaBC yields MLRGKKILLGVTGGIAAYKAADVVSRLRKQGVIVYVAMTKGATEFIAPLTLRTLSANPVYVDMFEEPKVWNVEHIALAEAVDAVLVAPATANLLAKMTVGIADDFLSTVLLATKAPIFVAPAMNHHMYHHLTTQENLKRLQERSVRILGPATGFQACGTDGDGRMSEPQDLVEALQSFFAASGLLTGKKALVTAGGTQEPLDPVRYLSNRSSGRMGFAVAEALSEAGAETTLVSAPNELPTPPGVRRINIMTAQEMHAAVMDEFTQMDIVVKAAAVADYRPAVSAEQKIKKDGTNLTLELVPNPDILAECGKKKENQFLVGFAAETEKLYEYAQAKMQRKNVDMLVANDVTQPGAGFGSPTNIVSLLFPDGKKIDLPQMNKLDVARRLVQEIAERLSEKE; encoded by the coding sequence ATGCTGCGGGGTAAGAAGATCCTCTTAGGCGTCACGGGTGGGATTGCGGCTTATAAAGCAGCGGATGTGGTGAGCCGCCTCCGCAAGCAGGGCGTAATTGTGTATGTAGCGATGACTAAGGGGGCGACTGAATTTATTGCCCCCTTAACCCTGAGGACCCTTTCCGCCAACCCGGTCTATGTGGACATGTTCGAAGAGCCTAAGGTGTGGAATGTTGAGCATATCGCCTTGGCGGAAGCCGTCGATGCGGTATTGGTTGCCCCGGCTACGGCTAATCTATTAGCCAAAATGACCGTGGGTATCGCCGACGATTTTCTGTCCACCGTTCTGCTGGCCACGAAGGCCCCTATCTTTGTGGCTCCGGCCATGAATCATCATATGTATCATCATCTCACCACCCAGGAGAACCTGAAGCGGCTTCAGGAACGTTCCGTACGCATTCTGGGACCGGCTACAGGCTTTCAGGCCTGCGGCACTGATGGAGATGGCCGTATGAGTGAGCCCCAGGACCTTGTGGAAGCTTTGCAGAGTTTTTTCGCTGCTTCAGGATTGTTGACGGGTAAGAAAGCCTTGGTCACTGCCGGGGGGACCCAGGAACCCCTTGACCCGGTCCGTTATCTCAGCAATCGTTCTTCAGGCAGGATGGGGTTTGCCGTGGCTGAAGCTTTGAGTGAGGCCGGTGCGGAAACAACCCTTGTCTCTGCGCCCAATGAACTGCCCACCCCGCCGGGAGTAAGGCGAATCAACATTATGACAGCTCAGGAAATGCATGCTGCGGTCATGGACGAATTTACCCAGATGGATATTGTGGTCAAAGCCGCAGCAGTTGCCGATTATCGGCCTGCGGTCAGTGCTGAGCAGAAAATCAAAAAAGATGGGACAAATCTTACTCTGGAACTTGTACCCAACCCCGATATCCTGGCAGAATGCGGCAAGAAGAAAGAAAACCAGTTCCTGGTCGGGTTTGCCGCTGAGACGGAAAAGCTTTATGAGTACGCTCAAGCCAAGATGCAGCGCAAAAATGTCGATATGCTGGTAGCAAATGACGTAACCCAACCCGGAGCGGGATTTGGCAGCCCTACGAATATCGTGAGCCTGCTTTTCCCGGATGGGAAAAAAATCGATCTGCCCCAAATGAACAAATTAGACGTAGCTCGGCGGCTGGTTCAGGAGATTGCTGAGCGCCTTAGTGAAAAGGAGTGA
- the rpoZ gene encoding DNA-directed RNA polymerase subunit omega, with product MKQPSLDILLSKVDSKYTLVLAAAKRARTLMEDPEFEVNYRGSKPVSLAFDEIAKGKYHFELTSEGIK from the coding sequence ATGAAACAGCCTTCCCTCGATATTTTGTTGAGCAAAGTGGACAGTAAATATACCTTGGTGCTGGCAGCGGCTAAACGAGCCCGTACCCTCATGGAGGATCCGGAGTTTGAAGTGAATTACCGTGGATCTAAGCCGGTAAGCCTTGCTTTTGATGAAATCGCTAAAGGGAAATATCATTTTGAATTGACCAGTGAAGGAATCAAATAA
- the gmk gene encoding guanylate kinase — MEQNHGLLIVLSGPSGAGKGTLCQELLRQMPQVKYSVSATTRQPRPGEVDGLHYYFRSREEFQTMIEQDQLLEWAEFCGNYYGTPQFAVEQALQAGNDVILEIEIQGALQVKQRFPQGVFIFVVPPSMDELSQRIHKRGTESEEVIQKRLQTAARELEYVSEYDYVVVNDEIPLAVDKLKSILLAEKCRVKRKPYVFQGV, encoded by the coding sequence GTGGAACAAAATCATGGCTTATTGATTGTTCTATCCGGTCCTTCCGGGGCGGGAAAAGGAACCCTTTGCCAGGAACTGCTGAGACAGATGCCTCAGGTAAAGTATTCCGTGTCGGCCACGACACGCCAGCCTCGTCCTGGTGAAGTGGATGGATTGCATTATTATTTCCGAAGCCGGGAAGAATTTCAAACCATGATCGAACAGGATCAACTTTTGGAATGGGCAGAGTTTTGCGGCAATTATTACGGAACTCCCCAGTTCGCTGTGGAGCAAGCCCTTCAAGCCGGGAATGATGTCATTCTGGAGATTGAAATTCAGGGAGCTTTACAAGTCAAGCAGCGTTTCCCCCAAGGAGTGTTTATTTTTGTCGTGCCCCCCTCCATGGATGAACTCTCACAGCGCATTCATAAACGGGGTACTGAATCTGAGGAAGTGATTCAAAAACGGCTGCAGACCGCCGCTCGGGAACTGGAGTATGTGAGCGAGTATGATTATGTGGTCGTCAATGATGAAATTCCTCTGGCAGTAGACAAATTAAAGAGCATTCTGCTGGCTGAGAAATGCCGTGTGAAAAGAAAACCTTATGTATTTCAGGGGGTGTAA
- the remA gene encoding extracellular matrix/biofilm regulator RemA: MDIKLINIGFGNIVSANRIISIVSPESAPIKRIIQEARDAGMLIDATYGRRTRAVIICDSHHVILSAVQPETVAHRLSAKEASNTAEDPAD; encoded by the coding sequence TTGGACATTAAATTGATTAACATTGGGTTTGGCAATATCGTATCCGCCAATCGCATTATCTCCATTGTCAGCCCGGAATCAGCTCCCATCAAGCGGATTATCCAGGAAGCACGGGACGCAGGAATGCTGATCGATGCCACCTATGGCCGCAGAACCCGGGCCGTGATTATCTGTGACAGCCATCACGTCATTCTGTCGGCAGTTCAACCGGAAACCGTTGCCCATCGCCTCTCCGCGAAAGAAGCCAGCAACACTGCCGAAGACCCAGCTGATTAA
- a CDS encoding YicC/YloC family endoribonuclease has protein sequence MANSMTGFGRGEASGYGYQFTIELKAVNHRFFETSVRMPRHLNSLEDRIRKILQSKINRGRLDVFVNVKETEEKKRLVKVDKDLALSYDKTLKELALALNTTYETDIYRLASLPEVFDLEDTDIDLELIWEPLSRAVAEALAGFVAMRQVEGEGLAADLLRRLHTIMLAKENVAGYADSIVIDYQTRLQERIEVLLGDKAILDEARLANEVAFFADRASITEELVRLQSHLDQCREALQSSEPVGRKLDFLVQEMNREINTIGSKANNLSITQHVVQMKSELEKIREQVQNLE, from the coding sequence ATGGCAAACAGCATGACAGGCTTTGGCCGGGGGGAAGCCTCCGGTTACGGTTACCAATTTACAATTGAGCTGAAAGCGGTCAATCATCGCTTTTTCGAGACGTCGGTACGGATGCCCCGCCATCTGAATAGTTTAGAAGATAGAATACGCAAAATCCTGCAGAGCAAAATCAACCGCGGACGCCTTGATGTCTTTGTTAATGTGAAGGAAACAGAAGAAAAAAAGAGATTGGTGAAGGTTGACAAAGATTTAGCCCTGTCGTATGATAAGACACTGAAGGAACTCGCTTTAGCCCTGAATACAACCTATGAGACGGATATTTACCGTTTAGCTTCCTTGCCCGAGGTTTTTGACCTAGAGGATACGGATATTGACCTTGAACTGATTTGGGAACCTTTGAGCCGTGCCGTAGCCGAAGCTTTGGCTGGGTTCGTAGCCATGAGGCAGGTAGAGGGGGAAGGCTTAGCGGCAGATCTTTTGCGCCGTTTACATACCATCATGCTGGCTAAAGAAAACGTAGCAGGTTATGCCGACAGCATTGTTATAGATTATCAAACCCGCTTACAGGAGAGGATAGAGGTCCTTCTGGGAGATAAAGCCATTCTCGATGAAGCTCGCCTGGCCAATGAAGTGGCTTTTTTTGCAGACAGAGCATCCATTACCGAAGAATTGGTTCGTCTGCAAAGCCATCTTGACCAATGCCGGGAGGCTCTGCAAAGCTCTGAACCCGTCGGGCGCAAGCTGGATTTTCTGGTTCAGGAAATGAACCGGGAGATCAATACCATTGGCTCGAAGGCTAATAATTTAAGCATTACTCAGCATGTCGTTCAGATGAAAAGCGAATTAGAGAAGATTCGGGAACAAGTTCAAAATCTGGAATAA
- a CDS encoding radical SAM protein — MERYVMHVTKACNMDCLYCYEEDKSSIYTWEEVREFIDALLKYRTSDEFGIEFLGGEPVLAWNLIRQSYEYLEANTKVNVSDYAITTNGTVLNDEIIDYLAKNKKLRWAASLDGHRHANQLRTIKNTHENSYDLVVENLKKLQENGIEPSVHMVTHPYNVAYISDSIQHLYNLGFRHIGLGTVEKTIQIDQEYCKRFIEELDLVSQKVINGTYLGLNIGQFNWLKPCDDVRTYIKDPVTGKIIGESYGRSGDDITYKQDYNVTRCEQRDDTWEMIHYIRKTVYDNHQKRLRGISA; from the coding sequence ATGGAAAGATATGTTATGCATGTAACCAAAGCCTGTAATATGGATTGCCTGTATTGCTATGAAGAGGATAAGAGCAGTATTTATACCTGGGAAGAGGTTAGAGAGTTCATCGACGCCCTTTTAAAATATCGGACTTCGGATGAGTTTGGCATCGAATTTTTAGGCGGGGAGCCAGTTTTAGCTTGGAATTTAATCAGGCAGTCCTATGAGTATCTTGAAGCCAACACGAAGGTTAACGTTTCTGATTATGCCATTACAACAAATGGAACAGTTTTAAATGATGAAATCATTGATTACTTGGCTAAAAATAAAAAGCTCAGATGGGCGGCAAGTCTCGACGGGCACAGACACGCAAACCAGCTGCGGACCATAAAAAATACGCATGAGAATTCTTATGACTTAGTTGTGGAAAATCTTAAGAAGCTCCAAGAAAATGGCATTGAGCCAAGTGTTCACATGGTAACACATCCCTACAATGTAGCCTACATTTCCGATAGCATACAGCATTTGTATAACCTTGGATTTCGGCATATTGGACTTGGGACTGTGGAAAAGACAATCCAAATCGATCAGGAATATTGCAAGCGATTTATAGAAGAGCTGGACTTAGTATCTCAAAAAGTTATTAATGGAACATACCTTGGTTTGAATATCGGACAATTCAATTGGCTCAAGCCTTGTGATGATGTAAGAACTTATATCAAAGATCCCGTGACAGGAAAAATAATAGGAGAAAGTTATGGTAGATCTGGAGATGACATTACCTATAAACAGGATTATAATGTGACACGCTGTGAACAACGGGATGATACTTGGGAAATGATTCATTATATCCGAAAAACGGTCTATGATAACCACCAAAAACGCTTAAGGGGGATTAGTGCATGA
- a CDS encoding radical SAM protein: protein MSTIINLPTSASFLVTEDCNLRCTYCFEKHKQNHMTREVARKGLEYLCESAIKNGDDHFHAMLFGGEPLLNPDIVEEILSYGLELGKKYSLIFTASMVTNATILTDDVKRIMKTYQGPAQLSVQLSVDGVKDVHDAYRVTRAGEGSFDVIAKNIPQWQELFADNPRMLNIHGCSNKKTLPRLYENYLFFREEWGFERIWFMPIHSEDWDENDVGIYEEQLGKIADYILERSKREGNIAEVDNYAPIDRCLKPDGFPGAPCGAGKNFVTITASGELYPCHQIYFNDPEKTTKIGDIWAGIDEPRRAIFVNYDNEDMTCAKDNPECDAYGCYRCIAEHWQRKGSIISTIRGPRCKMSQVERKIQLKIREELMQVGLLNQKCTDTRKGNNPNNPDCLCDSRGGAAPENITNPVSKCGCGNSEESDNDVIAFALKTVLNKLDTIEKEQALILKKLL from the coding sequence ATGAGTACTATAATCAATCTGCCAACCTCAGCCAGCTTTTTAGTTACCGAAGATTGCAATTTAAGATGTACCTACTGCTTTGAAAAGCATAAGCAAAACCATATGACAAGGGAAGTTGCCCGCAAAGGGTTAGAATACCTTTGTGAAAGTGCTATAAAAAATGGAGACGATCATTTCCATGCCATGCTGTTCGGCGGTGAGCCGTTGTTGAACCCCGATATTGTGGAAGAAATCTTGTCTTACGGATTGGAGCTCGGGAAAAAATACAGTCTGATTTTTACGGCTAGCATGGTTACAAATGCTACCATTTTAACTGATGATGTAAAAAGAATCATGAAAACATATCAGGGGCCGGCTCAGCTCAGTGTTCAACTATCGGTTGATGGGGTTAAAGATGTACATGACGCTTACAGGGTAACACGCGCGGGCGAAGGCTCCTTTGATGTTATAGCGAAAAATATCCCTCAGTGGCAAGAATTATTCGCTGATAATCCAAGAATGCTGAATATTCATGGGTGTTCAAATAAGAAAACGCTGCCCCGACTCTACGAGAACTATCTCTTCTTCCGCGAAGAATGGGGATTTGAGCGTATTTGGTTCATGCCCATCCACTCTGAGGATTGGGATGAAAACGATGTGGGCATTTACGAAGAGCAGTTAGGGAAAATTGCGGATTATATTCTTGAGAGGTCGAAACGTGAAGGTAATATTGCTGAAGTTGATAACTATGCCCCCATCGACCGCTGCTTGAAGCCTGACGGATTCCCAGGTGCGCCTTGTGGAGCTGGAAAAAACTTTGTAACCATTACTGCCAGTGGCGAGTTATACCCTTGTCACCAGATTTACTTTAACGATCCGGAGAAAACGACAAAAATAGGTGACATTTGGGCAGGTATTGATGAGCCAAGAAGAGCTATTTTCGTTAATTATGATAACGAAGACATGACTTGTGCCAAAGATAATCCAGAATGTGATGCTTACGGGTGCTACCGTTGTATTGCCGAACACTGGCAACGAAAGGGAAGTATTATTAGCACTATTAGAGGTCCGAGATGCAAGATGTCCCAAGTAGAACGTAAAATACAGTTAAAAATTAGAGAGGAACTGATGCAAGTGGGATTATTAAATCAAAAATGCACAGATACGCGCAAAGGAAATAATCCGAATAACCCAGATTGCCTATGTGATTCCAGGGGTGGAGCGGCTCCTGAAAATATTACTAATCCTGTATCAAAATGTGGTTGTGGAAACTCGGAAGAATCAGACAATGATGTCATAGCCTTTGCCCTGAAAACAGTTTTAAATAAATTAGATACGATTGAAAAAGAGCAAGCTTTGATCCTCAAGAAGCTCCTTTAA
- a CDS encoding putative phage tail protein, which translates to MEQMLNLLPGYYATGESRAVLDAFGHELEEFRDGIWDVVNQFFVNTATWGLEQWEKELGLSSYFGKPVAQRRSRIISKLRGVGTVTVKLIQKVAQSYDSGLVTVADHPEEGYFVIKFIDTKGIPPDWEDLKEAIEEIKPAHLEVMYEFTYLIYRELAVSGKNYAEIAALEKTYEQLKTWNSA; encoded by the coding sequence ATGGAACAAATGCTGAACCTTTTACCCGGATATTATGCTACTGGAGAAAGCCGGGCTGTGCTGGACGCCTTTGGTCATGAGCTGGAAGAGTTTCGAGATGGCATATGGGACGTGGTCAATCAGTTCTTTGTAAACACCGCCACCTGGGGACTTGAGCAATGGGAAAAGGAGCTGGGGTTAAGTTCTTATTTTGGAAAACCTGTGGCGCAGCGCCGAAGTCGGATTATTTCAAAGCTCCGTGGAGTCGGTACCGTAACAGTGAAGTTGATCCAAAAGGTTGCTCAGTCTTATGACAGCGGTCTGGTTACGGTAGCCGATCATCCGGAAGAAGGATATTTTGTTATCAAATTTATTGATACCAAGGGAATACCGCCTGATTGGGAAGACCTTAAAGAAGCCATTGAGGAGATAAAGCCGGCACATTTGGAAGTAATGTATGAATTTACTTATCTAATTTACCGTGAATTGGCGGTTAGTGGAAAAAACTATGCAGAGATTGCGGCCCTTGAGAAAACTTATGAACAGCTGAAGACATGGAATTCAGCATAA
- a CDS encoding baseplate J/gp47 family protein: MEFKNYEQARNEMIAKASEASALTDWSPGTPNLSLVEAVATGLAGGYHTMQQLMEAHFITTAGLDYLKLYADELGAVWDAGAEASGEIICSRMSPAPFSETIPPGTVFRTPDGKVEIATTQEKVLAQGETQVTVPAQATMVGKLGMLQTGTELKLFGISVGLIEAITVAAPGFTGGRDPETAEQLRQRLLLMRRSPGTSGNKAQYLKWALSIPGVGGAYVEPLWDGRGTVKVYLIDTAKQPVSPAIAEEVQGFIDPLPHGSGSGVAPIGAVVTVVAAPEVTINVEAVVALTPGKNLGEVTEEFTVGMHNYFKAIAYSADPTVRIAKIGNILLDISGIMDYSQLSINGESGNITVLPGAVAVLGTVNLDE; this comes from the coding sequence ATGGAGTTTAAAAACTACGAACAGGCCAGAAACGAAATGATCGCCAAAGCATCGGAAGCTTCCGCTCTCACGGACTGGAGTCCCGGGACCCCGAATTTATCCTTGGTAGAAGCTGTGGCAACCGGCCTGGCCGGAGGGTATCATACCATGCAGCAACTGATGGAAGCACATTTTATTACCACTGCCGGTCTGGACTATCTGAAGCTTTATGCGGATGAACTGGGGGCAGTCTGGGATGCCGGAGCGGAGGCTTCCGGAGAGATTATTTGCTCCAGAATGTCCCCGGCACCCTTCAGTGAAACCATTCCCCCCGGTACAGTGTTTCGCACACCGGATGGAAAAGTGGAGATTGCCACTACCCAGGAAAAAGTTTTAGCCCAGGGGGAGACACAGGTTACAGTGCCGGCTCAAGCAACCATGGTGGGAAAGTTGGGAATGTTGCAAACGGGTACGGAGCTGAAGCTTTTTGGAATCTCTGTAGGACTGATTGAAGCTATTACAGTGGCGGCTCCCGGCTTCACTGGCGGAAGAGACCCGGAAACTGCGGAACAGCTCAGGCAAAGATTGCTGCTTATGCGCCGTTCTCCTGGGACATCCGGGAATAAAGCCCAATATTTAAAATGGGCCCTGAGTATTCCAGGCGTCGGCGGAGCCTACGTGGAGCCCTTATGGGACGGACGGGGCACAGTCAAAGTCTATCTGATTGATACAGCCAAGCAGCCGGTTTCACCTGCTATTGCGGAGGAGGTCCAAGGGTTTATCGATCCCCTTCCCCATGGCTCCGGCTCCGGGGTGGCGCCGATTGGAGCGGTAGTGACCGTGGTGGCTGCACCGGAGGTGACAATAAATGTCGAAGCTGTTGTTGCCCTTACTCCCGGGAAAAACTTAGGGGAAGTCACCGAAGAGTTTACTGTCGGCATGCACAATTACTTTAAGGCCATTGCTTATTCCGCTGATCCGACGGTCCGCATCGCTAAAATAGGCAATATCCTTTTAGACATTTCAGGTATTATGGATTATTCCCAGCTGAGTATTAATGGCGAAAGTGGAAACATTACAGTCTTGCCCGGAGCGGTAGCTGTGTTGGGGACGGTGAATCTGGATGAATAG
- a CDS encoding GPW/gp25 family protein, producing the protein MVNELDGLGVSLAFSADKNLQVNYLGSYALVSGADNVRQAVELRLHTPLGALALHPEYGNRLFAIVSDPLQDDFPVKAELAVRECLAGETRITVKSIGVNVLREKRTAQIMIRYSVNEDRDITETMLEVPYGV; encoded by the coding sequence ATGGTCAATGAATTGGACGGCTTAGGCGTGTCGCTGGCCTTCAGTGCCGATAAAAATCTGCAAGTGAATTACTTAGGCAGCTATGCGCTGGTCTCCGGGGCAGATAATGTCCGGCAGGCCGTTGAGCTGAGGCTTCATACCCCTTTAGGCGCCCTGGCCTTGCACCCGGAATATGGCAATAGGTTATTTGCCATTGTTTCCGACCCTTTGCAGGATGACTTTCCGGTTAAAGCAGAATTGGCAGTACGGGAGTGCCTGGCCGGGGAAACGCGGATAACTGTGAAGAGCATTGGGGTCAATGTACTTAGAGAAAAAAGAACGGCCCAAATTATGATTCGATATTCTGTCAACGAAGATAGAGATATAACCGAGACCATGCTGGAGGTGCCTTATGGAGTTTAA
- a CDS encoding phage late control D family protein translates to MKAPRAILEVSGVNVKWQDILDISLENTLYLAADSFEVTLRNDLLLSDWFRKQQEVKVYFGYVDNPESWTKGELTHLLTGRIDGIKPEWSGKKIVKLIGRDYSAPMIDTEYSVAFENQTSGQIAGIMAKKYGLKPIITHTGAIADKELITNKKEWEVLQALADLEGFVCYVTKDKELYFGPRKETDETVIARLYNLGPGQVNCTLNFDDSTVDVINKVTVRHWLGANKKLIEGSAVNESLLSAMGGQLKERIVYESKAKTPALAKEYAEKRLKEWSRNVVTAEGLCALNPEIAAERKVLCQGFGRFEGEYYLNQVTHSLSKSSGAKTEFNLTNLRPDEAEQYRQDLYEDHGEIRG, encoded by the coding sequence ATGAAGGCACCAAGAGCCATCCTTGAAGTCTCAGGGGTCAATGTCAAGTGGCAGGATATTCTGGATATCAGCCTGGAGAACACCTTATATTTGGCTGCGGACAGTTTTGAGGTGACACTTCGCAACGATCTCCTTCTTTCGGACTGGTTCAGGAAACAGCAAGAGGTCAAAGTATATTTCGGCTATGTAGACAATCCGGAGTCCTGGACCAAGGGGGAGTTAACCCATCTCTTAACGGGCAGGATCGACGGCATTAAGCCGGAGTGGTCCGGCAAGAAAATAGTCAAACTGATTGGCAGGGATTATTCCGCGCCTATGATCGATACAGAGTATTCTGTTGCTTTTGAGAATCAGACCTCCGGCCAAATTGCCGGGATTATGGCTAAAAAATACGGATTAAAACCCATTATCACCCATACCGGCGCTATCGCCGATAAAGAGCTGATAACCAACAAAAAGGAATGGGAAGTCCTGCAGGCCCTGGCCGATTTGGAAGGTTTTGTCTGCTATGTGACCAAGGATAAGGAATTGTACTTCGGTCCCCGGAAAGAAACCGATGAAACGGTGATTGCCAGACTATATAATCTAGGTCCCGGACAAGTGAACTGTACCTTGAATTTTGATGATTCCACAGTGGATGTTATCAATAAAGTAACAGTCCGGCACTGGTTGGGTGCTAATAAAAAGCTGATCGAAGGATCGGCTGTTAATGAAAGCCTGCTCTCCGCTATGGGCGGTCAGCTCAAAGAGCGGATCGTCTATGAGAGCAAAGCCAAGACCCCTGCTTTGGCTAAAGAATACGCAGAGAAAAGGCTGAAGGAGTGGTCCCGAAATGTAGTTACGGCGGAAGGGCTCTGTGCCTTGAATCCGGAAATAGCCGCGGAACGCAAGGTTCTTTGTCAGGGGTTCGGGCGGTTTGAAGGGGAATATTATCTCAATCAGGTGACCCACTCCCTTTCCAAAAGCAGCGGAGCCAAAACAGAGTTTAATCTGACCAATCTCCGGCCGGATGAAGCAGAGCAGTACCGCCAGGATTTGTATGAGGATCATGGGGAGATAAGGGGATGA
- a CDS encoding LysM peptidoglycan-binding domain-containing protein: MDVYLDDFLFRPGPRQKIGYKNPRTLVKLDIPGAGPSYQDMGEDGAVIDWSGVLIEDAYAGAMQLEVMKNTGNPVQLRVTDCPELSSKVRISRFDWELVRKDYVSYSIELAVESAEPGPEPVVVATPSPERSVAEEKNSVKTYTVVSGDTLWAIAGDKLGNPLRWKDIASLNGIADERKLRVGTVLKLPSP, encoded by the coding sequence GTGGACGTTTATCTGGATGACTTTCTATTTCGCCCCGGACCCCGCCAGAAGATAGGCTATAAAAATCCCCGGACCCTGGTGAAGCTGGATATCCCCGGCGCAGGGCCTTCTTATCAGGATATGGGGGAAGACGGGGCGGTCATCGATTGGTCGGGAGTATTGATCGAGGATGCTTATGCCGGAGCTATGCAGCTTGAAGTGATGAAAAACACCGGAAACCCGGTGCAGCTTAGAGTCACCGATTGCCCAGAGCTGAGCAGCAAAGTACGCATCAGCAGATTTGACTGGGAGCTCGTCCGCAAAGACTATGTTTCCTACAGTATCGAATTAGCAGTGGAATCGGCCGAACCCGGCCCGGAACCGGTGGTCGTCGCCACGCCCTCACCTGAGCGGTCCGTAGCTGAGGAAAAGAACTCTGTGAAAACCTATACCGTGGTTTCCGGAGACACCCTTTGGGCCATAGCCGGGGATAAGCTGGGCAATCCTCTGCGCTGGAAAGACATAGCCAGCTTAAATGGGATTGCCGACGAAAGAAAATTGAGGGTGGGCACCGTTCTTAAACTGCCCAGCCCATAG